From one Lotus japonicus ecotype B-129 chromosome 3, LjGifu_v1.2 genomic stretch:
- the LOC130748319 gene encoding transcription factor LHW-like, with amino-acid sequence MGFLLKEALKSLCDRNQWSYAVFWKIGCQNSKLLIWEDCYYEPLPCPFPPRNFGTSSQLGIQEEDRVGSLINKMAVNNSVVVAGEGMIGRAAFSGSHQWILLYNFTTDAYPPEVNAEVFHQISAGMQTVAVIPVLPHGVVQLGSFLPIMENLGFLNGVKSLILQLGCVPGALLSEDYSAKRSNERLTGPSASGVALSVDPPVITSSCTPSVAIGSNQRSSSSHASGPIVRTLGPLRGEINTCQAAELTSQKHNPNQISNNLCQPKLIPVSKASFAGQWKDRAVEVEVIPSNLGSSLQQHSVSNNARSAFNNFPSCGAFSQSGLSDHSLKHMEQQIMEAIRSRDNVNNPSIDASSTLNMSQQTDGDHVLGHNLSSGSTPLLRGIPVRDGMSSLLIKNLITSSKSPKVSTADLSGPQEIGSGLQHAFSMPLEGSDQKISPGNLKYASTDLKIDYDLLQEPDILPFHVEEHVRISGQIPGLAHDFLHKDSTAQSTVTMNRKHEQAIVQPPSGDDLFDVFGVDFRNKLLNGDWNELLAYESNCTAENMVNKEAYMNMQGRNSDCYSVHVPVSESGIFSGIGTDHLLDAVVSKAKPITRQNSDDMSCWTTVTGSSTSSVPSPVFKKVGPGHLQGGLFNFSKNGGKTGTVETSSLRSRCSKDDAGKSSPSSAIYGSQLSSWIENVGGDVKCENSVSTGYSKQSREAGKSNRKRLKLGENPRPRPKDRQMIQDRVKELRELVPNGEKCSIDALLERTIKHMRFMQSVTKHADKLKQTGESKIISKEGGLLLEDIFEGATRAYELGSQSMFCPLIVEDLDPPRRMLVEMLCEERGFFLEIADFIRGLGLTILKGVMEAHGDKIWARFAVEANRDITRMEIFMPLVHLLDQQ; translated from the exons ATGGGGTTTTTGTTGAAAGAAGCTTTGAAGTCTCTGTGTGATCGGAACCAGTGGTCTTATGCTGTTTTCTGGAAGATCGGTTGTCAAAATTCCAA GCTGTTAATTTGGGAAGATTGCTATTATGAACCCTTGCCATGTCCATTCCCTCCACGTAATTTTGGGACGTCATCTCAGCTAGGGATTCAAGAGGAGGACAGAGTCGGTTCTTTGATTAACAAAATGGCAGTAAATAATTCAGTCGTTGTTGCAGGTGAAGG TATGATTGGACGGGCTGCATTTTCAGGCAGCCATCAGTGGATTCTTTTGTACAATTTCACTACAGATGCATATCCACCTGAG GTAAATGCTGAAGTGTTTCACCAAATTTCAGCTGGAATGCAG ACAGTAGCAGTTATTCCTGTGCTGCCTCACGGCGTTGTTCAACTTGGTTCATTCTTGCCA ATAATGGAGAATTTGGGATTTTTGAATGGTGTGAAAAGCTTGATCTTGCAATTGGGATGTGTTCCCGGTGCCCTTCTATCAGAAGATTATTCAGCAAAACGTTCAAATGAAAGACTTACCGGACCTTCTGCTTCTGGTGTGGCTCTGTCCGTTGATCCACCAGTAATTACCTCGAGCTGCACTCCCTCAGTAGCTATAGGATCCAATCAGCGAAGTAGCTCATCTCATGCTTCAGGACCTATTGTTCGAACACTTGGTCCTCTGAGGGGAGAAATAAATACTTGCCAGGCTGCTGAGTTGACATCCCAAAAGCATAACCCGAACCAGATATCTAACAACCTTTGCCAACCAAAGTTAATTCCAGTGAGTAAAGCAAGCTTTGCTGGCCAATGGAAAGATCGAGCTGTGGAAGTTGAAGTGATACCCTCAAATCTTGGTTCATCCCTGCAACAGCATTCTGTATCAAATAATGCAAGATCTGCGTTCAATAATTTTCCTAGTTGTGGAGCGTTTAGCCAATCAGGTCTTAGTGACCACAGTCTAAAACATATGGAACAGCAAATCATGGAAGCCATTCGGAGTCGAGACAATGTTAATAATCCCAGTATTGATGCCTCAAGTACCTTAAACATGTCTCAACAAACAGATGGAGACCATGTACTAGGGCACAATTTGAGTTCTGGGAGTACTCCATTACTTAGAGGAATCCCAGTACGTGATGGGATGAGTAGTCTTTTGATAAAAAATCTGATTACGAGTTCAAAATCTCCAAAAGTATCCACAGCTGATTTATCTGGACCACAAGAAATTGGGAGTGGACTTCAACATGCCTTTTCCATGCCTCTAGAAGGTTCTGATCAGAAGATTTCCCCTGGAAATTTGAAATATGCTTCAACAGATCTAAAGATAGACTATGATTTGCTTCAGGAACCTGATATCCTCCCTTTTCATGTTGAGGAGCATGTTCGTATTAGTGGTCAAATCCCTGGTCTTGCTCACGATTTCCTTCATAAAGATAGTACCGCTCAATCTACGGTGACGATGAATCGTAAACACGAACAAGCTATTGTTCAACCTCCATCAGGGGATGACCTGTTTGATGTTTTCGGTGTAGATTTTAGAAACAAACTTCTGAATGGAGACTGGAATGAACTGCTTGCTTATGAATCGAATTGTACTGCAGAAAATATGGTTAACAAGGAAGCATACATGAATATGCAGGGTAGAAATTCTGATTGCTATTCAGTCCATGTACCAGTATCAGAAAGTGGCATTTTTTCTGGGATTGGAACAGATCACCTCTTGGATGCTGTCGTCTCAAAGGCCAAACCTATTACAAGACAGAATTCGGATGACATGTCTTGCTGGACAACAGTGACAGGGAGCAGCACCTCCTCTGTTCCCTCCCCAGTTTTCAAGAAGGTTGGGCCTGGTCATTTGCAAGGGGGattgtttaatttttctaaGAATGGTGGTAAAACCGGTACTGTAGAAACTAGTTCTCTAAGGTCTAGATGTAGCAAGGATGATGCTGGGAAAAGTTCTCCATCTTCTGCTATTTATGGGTCACAACTTAGTTCATGGATTGAGAATGTTGGCGGCGATGTGAAGTGTGAAAATAGTGTTTCAACTGGATACTCGAAGCAGTCGCGCGAAGCTGGTAAATCAAATCGTAAAAGGCTTAAACTAGGAGAGAATCCCAGGCCTCGACCAAAAGATCGCCAAATGATTCAAGATCGTGTGAAAGAGCTACGAGAACTTGTGCCAAATGGAGAAAAA TGTAGCATAGATGCACTACTGGAAAGGACCATAAAGCATATGCGTTTCATGCAAAGTGTGACAAAGCATGCTGACAAGCTGAAACAGACAGGGGAGTCTAAG ATTATTAGTAAGGAAGGTGGGCTCCTTTTGGAAGACATATTTGAGGGGGCTACACGGGCGTACGAGCTCGGATCCCAGTCAATGTTTTGCCCTCTCATAGTTGAAGATCTGGATCCTCCTCGTCGAATGTTAGTGGAG ATGCTTTGCGAGGAACGAGGTTTTTTTCTGGAAATAGCTGACTTCATCAGAGGATTAGGTCTAACAATCTTAAAGGGGGTAATGGAAGCTCACGGTGACAAAATCTGGGCTCGCTTTGCTGTTGAG GCAAACCGGGACATAACGAGGATGGAAATATTTATGCCACTTGTTCATCTTTTGGATCAACAGTGA